One segment of Phaeacidiphilus oryzae TH49 DNA contains the following:
- a CDS encoding HelD family protein yields MPSHDVSAMPAPAAQDDPLQRERNHLAASRAALTAMRADAEALDITDVTGNWVNREVLAGELERRIAALADLADLPLFFGRLDYLHEIGAEAGAAPADAAGSRFYIGRRHVHDATGDPMVIDWRAPVSQPFYQASPKKPMDVRLRRRFGSAGGELTAYEDEYLTEADPDAPLASALLTAEIERPRIGPMRDIVATIQPEQDEIVRTDVHTDLCVQGAPGTGKTAVGLHRVAYLLYAHRERLARTGTLVVGPNRSFLRYIEQVLPALGELTVAQSTVDELVAHVPVRGTDRAATASVKGDARMAQVLRRAVRSGIRLPEESCVVVRGSRRWRIPGYELAEIVQELMDRDIRYNAARAALPQRIAHAVLVRMEQSGEAPDDRVQDAVARNPAVKAVVKAAWPQVDPVKTVFRLLSDREFLAECAEGLLTAEEQELLLWARPARSPRGAEWSAADAVLVDEARDLLDRTGSLGHVVLDEAQDLSPMQYRAVGRRCTTGSVTVLGDLAQGTTPWSTPSWAEALGHLGKGGARVEELTQGFRVPAEIIDYASRLLPAIAPELAPATSVRAAVGSLTVRQGSDLLAELVAESGSALKQDGSIGLIAADAMLAEIGAALAEAGIAALSPGEETSAEARLTLVPASLAKGLEYDYVVLAEPSAIVAAEPDERTGLRRLYVSLTRAVSGLTVLHARPLPALLA; encoded by the coding sequence ATGCCCTCGCACGATGTGTCGGCGATGCCCGCGCCGGCGGCGCAGGACGACCCGCTGCAACGCGAGCGGAACCACCTCGCCGCCTCCAGGGCCGCGCTGACCGCGATGCGCGCGGACGCCGAGGCGCTGGACATCACCGACGTCACCGGGAACTGGGTGAACCGCGAGGTGCTGGCCGGGGAGCTGGAACGCCGGATCGCGGCCCTCGCCGACCTGGCCGACCTGCCGCTCTTCTTCGGCCGGCTCGACTACCTCCACGAGATCGGCGCCGAGGCCGGGGCCGCGCCCGCGGACGCCGCCGGCTCCCGCTTCTACATCGGCCGCCGGCACGTCCACGACGCCACCGGCGACCCGATGGTGATCGACTGGCGGGCGCCGGTCTCCCAGCCCTTCTACCAGGCCAGTCCCAAGAAGCCGATGGACGTCCGGCTGCGCCGCCGCTTCGGCTCGGCCGGCGGCGAGCTCACCGCGTACGAGGACGAGTACCTCACCGAGGCCGATCCGGACGCCCCGCTCGCCTCCGCCCTCCTCACCGCGGAGATCGAGCGTCCGCGCATCGGCCCGATGCGGGACATCGTCGCCACCATCCAGCCCGAGCAGGACGAGATCGTCCGCACCGACGTCCACACCGACCTGTGCGTCCAGGGGGCGCCGGGCACCGGGAAGACCGCGGTCGGCCTCCACCGCGTGGCGTACCTCCTCTACGCCCACCGGGAGCGGCTGGCCAGGACCGGGACACTGGTCGTCGGGCCGAACCGGTCCTTCCTCCGGTACATCGAGCAGGTGCTGCCCGCACTGGGCGAGTTGACGGTGGCCCAGTCCACCGTGGACGAGCTGGTCGCGCACGTCCCGGTGCGCGGGACGGACCGCGCGGCGACCGCGTCGGTGAAGGGCGACGCCCGGATGGCGCAGGTGCTGCGGCGGGCGGTGCGCTCCGGCATCCGGCTGCCCGAGGAGTCCTGCGTGGTGGTCCGCGGCTCCCGGCGCTGGCGGATCCCCGGGTACGAACTCGCCGAGATCGTCCAGGAGCTGATGGACCGGGACATCCGCTACAACGCGGCCAGGGCCGCTCTGCCGCAGCGGATCGCCCACGCCGTGCTGGTGCGGATGGAGCAGTCCGGCGAGGCCCCGGACGACCGGGTGCAGGACGCCGTGGCCAGGAACCCGGCGGTCAAGGCCGTGGTGAAGGCGGCCTGGCCGCAGGTGGACCCGGTGAAGACGGTCTTCCGGCTGCTCTCCGACCGGGAGTTCCTGGCGGAGTGCGCGGAGGGGCTGCTCACCGCCGAGGAGCAGGAGCTGCTGCTCTGGGCGAGGCCGGCGCGCAGCCCGCGCGGGGCGGAGTGGTCCGCGGCCGACGCCGTCCTCGTCGACGAGGCCCGCGACCTGCTGGACCGGACCGGCTCGCTGGGCCATGTGGTGCTGGACGAGGCGCAGGACCTCTCGCCGATGCAGTACCGGGCGGTCGGACGGCGCTGCACCACCGGTTCTGTGACGGTGCTGGGCGACCTGGCGCAGGGCACCACGCCGTGGTCGACGCCCAGTTGGGCGGAGGCACTGGGCCATCTCGGCAAGGGCGGGGCGCGGGTCGAGGAGCTGACCCAGGGGTTCCGCGTGCCGGCCGAGATCATCGACTACGCCTCCCGGCTGCTGCCGGCGATCGCGCCGGAGCTGGCGCCCGCGACCTCGGTGCGCGCGGCGGTCGGCTCGCTGACCGTGCGTCAGGGCTCCGATCTGCTGGCGGAGTTGGTCGCGGAGAGCGGGTCCGCGCTGAAGCAGGACGGCTCGATCGGGCTGATCGCGGCGGACGCGATGCTGGCGGAGATCGGGGCGGCGCTGGCGGAGGCGGGGATCGCGGCGCTGTCCCCCGGCGAGGAGACGAGTGCGGAGGCGCGGCTGACGCTGGTGCCGGCGAGCCTGGCGAAGGGCCTGGAGTACGACTACGTCGTGCTGGCCGAGCCGTCCGCGATCGTCGCCGCGGAGCCGGACGAACGCACCGGCCTGCGGCGGCTGTACGTCTCGCTGACCCGTGCGGTCTCCGGCCTCACGGTCCTCCACGCGAGGCCGCTGCCGGCGTTGCTGGCGTAG
- a CDS encoding HD domain-containing protein, translating to MPTEHHRRPTSSDELLRRWCALLDRTRSSGPPAGPYGEDLLRRWSEPHRRYHTVAHLDAVLHEVDALAGYAADPDAVRLAAWFHDAVYRPEHSENEAASARLALRALGEAGVPGRRADEVSRLVLLTRTHEPEAGDRDGEVLCDADLAVLAGSPQDYAAYAAAVREEYSFVPDPDFRAGRAAVLRDLLDLPALYRTPPARQRYAERARLNLSTELELLLAGSP from the coding sequence ATGCCGACCGAACACCACCGCCGGCCGACCTCGTCGGACGAGCTGCTGCGCCGCTGGTGCGCCCTGCTGGACCGGACCCGCAGCAGCGGGCCGCCGGCCGGCCCGTATGGGGAGGACCTGCTGCGCCGCTGGTCAGAACCGCACCGCCGGTACCACACGGTCGCCCATCTGGACGCGGTGCTCCACGAGGTGGACGCGCTGGCGGGCTACGCCGCCGATCCGGACGCCGTGCGGCTGGCCGCCTGGTTCCACGACGCCGTCTACCGGCCGGAACACAGCGAGAACGAGGCGGCCAGCGCCCGCCTGGCGCTGCGCGCCCTCGGCGAGGCCGGCGTGCCCGGGCGCCGCGCCGACGAGGTGTCCCGCCTGGTCCTCCTCACCCGCACCCACGAGCCGGAGGCCGGGGACCGGGACGGCGAGGTGCTCTGCGACGCGGACCTGGCCGTCCTGGCCGGCTCCCCGCAGGACTACGCCGCCTACGCGGCGGCGGTGCGCGAGGAGTACTCCTTCGTCCCCGACCCGGACTTCCGGGCCGGCCGGGCCGCCGTGCTCCGCGACCTCCTCGACCTGCCGGCGCTCTACCGCACCCCGCCGGCCCGCCAGCGGTACGCCGAACGCGCCCGGCTGAACCTCAGCACCGAACTGGAGCTGCTGCTCGCCGGATCTCCCTGA
- a CDS encoding copper homeostasis protein CutC, giving the protein MSRPILEVIATRAEDAVAAVAGGADRLEVVTDMSADGLTPDVDGPDGFGRIRDAVDVPLRVMLRQRDGFLAGGAEGVDALRAAARRLRAAGAEEFVLGFLDRDGRVDAESVRAVLEEIPGCAWTFHRALDHAADREEARAAVGELPGVDGVLTGGSAEGVAGGGLSVLVDEARAGAKPRSIAGGGLTLDAVPRLAAAGVDAFHVGRAVRPSGWSGPVSATEVHAWREALDAGAAR; this is encoded by the coding sequence ATGTCTAGACCAATCCTCGAGGTGATCGCCACCCGTGCCGAGGACGCGGTGGCCGCGGTGGCGGGCGGGGCCGATCGCCTCGAAGTGGTCACCGACATGTCCGCGGACGGCCTCACCCCGGACGTGGACGGGCCGGACGGCTTCGGCCGGATCCGGGACGCGGTGGACGTGCCGCTGCGGGTGATGCTGCGTCAGCGGGACGGCTTCCTGGCCGGCGGGGCCGAGGGGGTCGACGCGCTGCGGGCCGCCGCGCGCCGGCTGCGGGCGGCCGGGGCCGAGGAGTTCGTCCTCGGCTTCCTCGACCGGGACGGGCGGGTGGACGCCGAGTCCGTGCGGGCGGTGCTGGAGGAGATCCCCGGCTGCGCGTGGACCTTCCACCGGGCGCTGGACCACGCGGCGGACCGGGAGGAGGCGCGGGCGGCGGTGGGCGAACTCCCCGGCGTGGACGGGGTGCTGACCGGGGGCTCGGCGGAAGGGGTCGCCGGGGGCGGGCTGTCCGTCCTCGTCGACGAGGCGCGGGCGGGGGCGAAGCCGCGGAGCATCGCCGGCGGGGGGCTGACCCTGGACGCGGTCCCGCGGCTGGCCGCGGCGGGCGTCGACGCCTTCCACGTGGGCCGCGCGGTCCGCCCGTCCGGCTGGTCCGGCCCCGTCTCCGCGACGGAGGTCCACGCCTGGCGCGAGGCGCTGGACGCGGGCGCGGCCCGGTAG
- a CDS encoding DUF4031 domain-containing protein has product MILIDPPDWPGHGRYWSHLVSDVSFEELHVFARRLGVPPRAFERDHYDVPADLYQRAVRAGASAVPSRVLVARITAAGLRRPKHRPWPGD; this is encoded by the coding sequence GTGATCCTCATCGACCCGCCGGACTGGCCCGGGCACGGGCGCTACTGGTCGCACCTGGTGAGCGACGTGTCCTTCGAGGAGCTCCACGTCTTCGCCCGGCGGCTGGGCGTGCCGCCCCGGGCCTTCGAGCGGGACCACTACGACGTGCCGGCGGACCTCTACCAGCGGGCCGTGCGGGCGGGGGCCAGCGCGGTGCCGTCCCGGGTGCTGGTCGCCCGGATCACCGCGGCCGGCCTGCGGCGGCCCAAGCACCGGCCCTGGCCCGGGGACTGA
- a CDS encoding menaquinone biosynthesis decarboxylase, which produces MAYDDLRSFLRALERDGDLRRIKAEVDPHLEVGEIVDRVQKAGGPALLFENVKGSAMPLAMNVYGTERRLSKALGLKSPDDIAEKIAGLLKPELPQGFTGFRDAFGKLAGMTHVPPKKVKAEDAKVQEVVLTGEEVDLERLPALFTWPADGGSFFNLGLTHTKDPESGIRNLGLYRLQRHDKRTIGMHWQIHKDSRNHYQVAARRGERLPVAIAFGCPPAVTYAATAPLPGDIDEYLFAGFVQGERVRMVDCKTVPLQVPADAEVVLEGWLEPGETRPEGPFGDHTGFYTPQEPFPALTVDCVTMRRRPLLQSIVVGRPPTEDGPLGKFTERFFLPLLKIIIPDIVDYDLPEAGGFHNCAIVSIDKKYPKHAQKVMHAIWGAHMMSLTKLIVVVDADCDVHDYQEVAWRAFGNVDYSRDLSVVEGPVDHLDHASYQQFWGGKAGIDATRKLPEEGYTRDGGWPEMVASDPATAALVDRRWKEYGL; this is translated from the coding sequence ATGGCTTACGACGATCTTCGGTCCTTCCTGCGGGCACTGGAACGGGACGGGGACCTCCGCCGGATCAAGGCGGAGGTCGACCCCCATCTGGAGGTGGGGGAGATCGTCGACCGGGTGCAGAAGGCCGGCGGCCCGGCGCTGCTCTTCGAGAACGTCAAGGGCAGCGCGATGCCGCTGGCGATGAACGTCTACGGCACCGAGCGGCGGCTCTCCAAGGCCCTCGGCCTGAAGTCGCCCGACGACATCGCGGAGAAGATCGCCGGGCTGCTCAAGCCGGAGCTCCCGCAGGGCTTCACCGGCTTCCGGGACGCCTTCGGCAAGCTCGCCGGGATGACCCACGTGCCGCCGAAGAAGGTGAAGGCCGAGGACGCCAAGGTCCAGGAGGTCGTCCTGACCGGCGAGGAGGTCGACCTGGAGCGGCTGCCGGCGCTCTTCACCTGGCCCGCCGACGGCGGCTCCTTCTTCAACCTGGGGCTGACCCACACCAAGGACCCCGAGTCCGGCATCCGCAACCTCGGCCTCTACCGGCTGCAGCGGCACGACAAGCGGACCATCGGGATGCACTGGCAGATCCACAAGGACAGCCGGAACCACTACCAGGTGGCGGCCCGGCGCGGGGAGCGGCTGCCGGTCGCCATCGCCTTCGGCTGCCCGCCGGCCGTGACCTACGCCGCCACCGCGCCGCTGCCCGGCGACATCGACGAGTACCTCTTCGCCGGCTTCGTGCAGGGCGAGCGGGTGCGGATGGTGGACTGCAAGACCGTCCCGCTCCAGGTCCCGGCGGACGCCGAGGTGGTACTCGAAGGGTGGCTGGAGCCCGGCGAGACCCGGCCCGAGGGGCCCTTCGGCGACCACACCGGCTTCTACACCCCGCAGGAGCCGTTCCCCGCGCTGACCGTCGACTGCGTGACGATGCGCCGCCGCCCCCTCCTCCAGTCCATCGTGGTCGGCCGGCCGCCGACAGAGGACGGTCCGCTGGGCAAGTTCACCGAGCGGTTCTTCCTCCCGCTGCTCAAGATCATCATTCCGGACATCGTGGACTACGACCTGCCGGAGGCCGGCGGCTTCCACAACTGCGCGATCGTCTCGATCGACAAGAAGTACCCGAAGCACGCCCAGAAGGTGATGCACGCGATCTGGGGGGCGCACATGATGTCGCTCACCAAGCTGATCGTGGTGGTGGACGCGGACTGCGACGTCCACGACTACCAGGAGGTCGCCTGGCGGGCCTTCGGCAACGTCGACTACAGCCGCGACCTGAGCGTGGTGGAGGGACCCGTGGACCATCTCGACCACGCCTCGTACCAGCAGTTCTGGGGCGGCAAGGCGGGGATCGACGCGACCCGCAAGCTGCCCGAGGAGGGCTACACCCGGGACGGCGGATGGCCCGAGATGGTCGCCTCCGACCCGGCCACCGCCGCCCTGGTGGACCGCCGTTGGAAGGAGTACGGGCTCTGA
- a CDS encoding purine-cytosine permease family protein — protein sequence MTTAPPSQNPEPAPPGTTATATAATAAAAAPEEIAAYGDHVLTVEPTGAEPVPENARHGSALQLLWTWTSPNMEFATVFIGVLAVGIFGLGFWSALLALVLGTALGSVAHGFLGLSGPRFGVPQMVAGRAAFGYRGTILPAGLNALTAGVGWFAVNSVSAAFALNSLLGWPTLLCLFIAVALQIVIAFYGHNFIHSVEKYAFPVLCAVFLIASVWTLAHAHPSASGAHPVPGAFLLTAGAAFGYAAGWTPYGSDYTRYLPKATARWKVALWPAVGVFWSCVLLGAVGAASATLAAPASATPTAAFTGHLPTWLADLTLLAIAIGGIAANALNIYSGTLSFVAMGIRLPAWARRAIVALVLGAIGTLVAWSGLSDAGSAYENFLLVITYWIGPWLGVVFTDRWLSRRRPDAATAALLTSPSHRNWAGPVAMLAGTVAGVLLFSNQTDFTGYVARAVPALGDIAFAAGFVTAAALYAALRRPPASPKVS from the coding sequence ATGACCACCGCTCCCCCCTCGCAGAACCCCGAGCCGGCCCCGCCGGGGACCACCGCCACCGCCACCGCCGCCACCGCTGCCGCCGCCGCCCCCGAGGAGATCGCCGCCTACGGCGACCACGTCCTCACCGTCGAGCCGACCGGCGCGGAACCGGTCCCGGAGAACGCCAGACACGGCAGCGCCCTTCAGCTTCTGTGGACCTGGACCTCCCCCAACATGGAGTTCGCCACCGTCTTCATCGGCGTCCTGGCGGTCGGGATCTTCGGACTCGGCTTCTGGAGCGCGCTCCTCGCGCTGGTGCTCGGCACCGCGCTGGGCTCGGTGGCCCACGGCTTCCTCGGGCTGTCAGGACCGCGGTTCGGCGTCCCGCAGATGGTGGCCGGGCGGGCCGCCTTCGGCTACCGCGGCACCATCCTCCCCGCCGGGCTCAACGCCCTCACCGCGGGCGTCGGCTGGTTCGCCGTCAACTCGGTGAGCGCCGCCTTCGCCCTCAACTCGCTGCTGGGCTGGCCGACCCTGCTGTGCCTGTTCATCGCGGTCGCCCTGCAGATCGTGATCGCCTTCTACGGGCACAACTTCATCCACTCCGTGGAGAAGTACGCCTTCCCGGTGCTGTGCGCGGTCTTCCTGATCGCCTCGGTGTGGACGCTGGCGCACGCCCACCCGTCCGCCAGCGGCGCCCACCCGGTCCCCGGCGCCTTCCTCCTCACCGCCGGGGCGGCCTTCGGCTACGCGGCCGGCTGGACCCCGTACGGCTCGGACTACACCCGCTACCTGCCGAAGGCCACGGCCCGCTGGAAGGTGGCGCTCTGGCCGGCGGTGGGGGTCTTCTGGTCCTGCGTGCTGCTGGGCGCGGTGGGCGCGGCGTCCGCGACGCTGGCGGCCCCCGCCTCGGCGACCCCGACGGCGGCCTTCACCGGCCACCTCCCCACCTGGCTGGCCGATCTGACGCTGCTGGCCATCGCCATCGGCGGGATCGCGGCCAACGCCCTCAACATCTACAGCGGCACGCTGTCCTTCGTCGCCATGGGGATCCGCCTCCCGGCGTGGGCCCGGCGGGCGATCGTGGCGCTGGTCCTGGGCGCGATCGGGACCCTCGTCGCCTGGAGCGGGCTGAGCGACGCCGGCTCGGCCTACGAGAACTTCCTCCTCGTCATCACCTACTGGATCGGCCCCTGGCTCGGCGTGGTCTTCACCGACCGATGGCTCTCCCGCCGCCGACCGGACGCGGCGACCGCCGCCCTGCTGACCTCCCCGTCCCACCGCAACTGGGCCGGCCCGGTCGCGATGCTGGCCGGCACCGTCGCCGGCGTCCTCCTCTTCTCCAACCAGACCGACTTCACCGGCTACGTCGCGAGGGCCGTCCCCGCGCTGGGCGACATCGCCTTCGCGGCAGGCTTCGTCACCGCCGCCGCGCTGTACGCCGCGCTGCGCCGCCCCCCGGCGAGCCCGAAGGTCTCATAA
- the mqnP gene encoding menaquinone biosynthesis prenyltransferase MqnP — MSAIAATPDRPQGPDTEEQSRTRAFLRLVMIEHSVFALPFAYIAALTAMFLSNGHIHWVQLLLVTVCMVGLRTFAMAANRIIDREIDARNPRTAGRELVTGALSVRTAWTGAIIAVIVFLGSAALLNPLCLALAPVAVIPMVVYPYGKRFTDFPHAILGLAQAIGPVGAWLAVTGSWSWPAAVLGLAVGVWIGGFDLIFACQDVAADRAHGVRSVPARFGIPAALYGARGAHVVTMALLVWYAVLVDAGAAFWLGLVVTFVAFCYEHTIVKPHDISRLNRAFFQVNGFIGIALFVFALIDLLVRGLRG; from the coding sequence ATGAGCGCCATCGCCGCCACGCCCGACCGGCCGCAGGGGCCGGACACCGAGGAGCAGAGCAGGACCCGGGCCTTCCTCCGCCTGGTGATGATCGAGCACTCGGTCTTCGCGCTGCCCTTCGCCTACATCGCGGCGCTCACCGCGATGTTCCTGAGCAACGGCCACATCCACTGGGTGCAGCTGCTGCTGGTCACCGTCTGCATGGTGGGGCTGCGCACCTTCGCCATGGCCGCGAACCGGATCATCGACCGGGAGATCGACGCGCGCAATCCGCGCACGGCGGGCCGGGAGCTGGTGACCGGCGCGCTGAGCGTCCGCACCGCCTGGACCGGGGCGATCATCGCGGTGATCGTCTTCCTGGGGTCCGCCGCGCTGCTGAACCCGCTCTGCCTGGCCCTGGCGCCGGTCGCGGTGATCCCGATGGTGGTCTATCCGTACGGAAAGCGGTTCACCGACTTCCCGCACGCCATCCTCGGCCTGGCGCAGGCGATCGGGCCGGTCGGCGCCTGGCTCGCGGTGACCGGCAGCTGGTCCTGGCCGGCGGCGGTGCTGGGGCTCGCGGTGGGCGTCTGGATCGGCGGCTTCGACCTGATCTTCGCCTGCCAGGACGTCGCGGCGGACCGGGCACACGGGGTGCGCTCGGTGCCGGCCCGCTTCGGCATCCCGGCCGCGCTGTACGGCGCGCGCGGCGCCCATGTGGTGACGATGGCGCTGCTGGTCTGGTACGCGGTGCTGGTGGACGCGGGGGCGGCGTTCTGGCTGGGCCTGGTCGTCACCTTCGTGGCCTTCTGCTACGAGCACACGATCGTGAAGCCGCACGACATCTCCCGGCTGAACCGGGCGTTCTTCCAGGTGAACGGCTTCATCGGGATCGCCCTCTTCGTCTTCGCGCTGATCGACCTGCTGGTCCGCGGCCTGCGCGGATAG
- a CDS encoding helix-turn-helix transcriptional regulator has translation MVAQQRIRAWRPPVPGVAEVFHAHFVDHAYPMHTHEAWTLLIVDDGGVRYDLAHHEHGTLPQAVTLLPPHIPHNGQSATPAGFRKRVAYLDSSVIPEHLIGLAVDRPLFPDPLLRDRIHRLHRALEHPGEEFEAEGRLALVAERLRDHLAHTVQDRGQAQDPTLARRLRELLDARFREGISLQQASEQLHAHPAHLVRVFSREFGMGPHQYLTGRRVDLARGLLLDGMSPALAATASGFYDQPHFTRQFKRVLGTTPGRYARSGGGAG, from the coding sequence GTGGTTGCCCAGCAGCGGATACGCGCCTGGCGGCCGCCCGTGCCGGGGGTGGCCGAGGTCTTCCACGCCCACTTCGTCGACCACGCCTACCCGATGCACACCCATGAGGCGTGGACCCTGCTGATCGTCGACGACGGCGGCGTCCGCTACGACCTGGCCCACCACGAGCACGGCACGCTGCCGCAGGCGGTCACCCTCCTCCCCCCGCACATCCCGCACAACGGCCAGTCCGCCACCCCGGCCGGCTTCCGCAAGCGGGTCGCCTACCTCGACTCCTCGGTGATCCCCGAGCATCTGATCGGCCTGGCCGTCGACCGGCCGCTCTTCCCCGACCCGCTGCTCCGGGACCGCATCCACCGCCTCCACCGGGCGCTGGAGCACCCCGGCGAGGAGTTCGAGGCGGAGGGAAGGCTGGCGCTGGTCGCCGAGCGGCTGCGGGACCATCTGGCGCACACCGTCCAGGACCGCGGCCAGGCCCAGGACCCCACGCTGGCCCGCCGGCTGCGCGAGCTGCTGGACGCCCGCTTCCGCGAGGGGATCAGCCTCCAGCAGGCCTCGGAGCAGCTCCACGCCCACCCGGCCCATCTGGTGCGGGTCTTCAGCCGCGAGTTCGGCATGGGCCCGCACCAGTACCTGACCGGACGCCGGGTCGACCTGGCCCGCGGGCTCCTGCTGGACGGGATGTCCCCCGCGCTGGCCGCGACCGCCTCCGGCTTCTACGACCAGCCGCACTTCACCCGGCAGTTCAAGCGGGTGCTCGGCACCACCCCGGGCCGCTACGCCCGCAGCGGCGGCGGCGCCGGCTGA
- a CDS encoding DUF4232 domain-containing protein — translation MQLRKPAALAAVVLAAGLSLTACNGNGSVSASGSAGSAGASASAGGTASAGQSGNGGAQAGSGSGSAGSSGSGTSGSGTSGSGTSGSGSTGSASGTSASSKCLTPNLAIAVKSSGPASNGPYYDTEISMTNRGSGSCVMRGYPGVDFLTNYGSMSEPRTANQIEPTVHLAPGQATSFTILTPVNNTGGSGVRITGAKITPPNETHYATVSLGLNIPASDANSDGTAGVSPVGD, via the coding sequence ATGCAGCTCCGCAAGCCCGCCGCCCTGGCCGCCGTGGTCCTCGCCGCCGGTCTCTCGCTCACCGCCTGCAACGGGAACGGCTCGGTCTCCGCCTCCGGCTCGGCCGGCTCCGCGGGCGCCTCGGCCTCGGCGGGGGGCACCGCGTCGGCCGGCCAGTCCGGGAACGGCGGCGCCCAGGCCGGCTCCGGCAGCGGCTCCGCCGGCTCCTCGGGCTCGGGCACCTCCGGCTCCGGTACCTCGGGCTCGGGCACCTCGGGCTCGGGCTCCACCGGCTCGGCGTCGGGCACCTCCGCTTCCTCGAAGTGCCTGACGCCCAACCTGGCCATCGCCGTGAAGTCGAGCGGGCCGGCCAGCAACGGCCCGTACTACGACACCGAGATCAGCATGACCAACAGGGGCTCCGGCAGCTGCGTGATGCGCGGCTACCCGGGCGTGGACTTCCTCACCAACTACGGCAGCATGAGTGAGCCCCGGACCGCGAACCAGATCGAGCCCACCGTCCACCTGGCGCCCGGGCAGGCCACCTCGTTCACCATCCTGACGCCGGTCAACAACACCGGCGGCTCCGGCGTCCGGATCACCGGCGCGAAGATCACCCCGCCGAACGAGACCCACTACGCGACCGTCTCGCTCGGCCTGAACATCCCGGCGTCCGACGCCAACTCGGACGGCACCGCGGGCGTCAGCCCGGTCGGCGACTGA
- a CDS encoding DNA repair helicase XPB, with protein MNDGPLIVQSDKTLLLEVEHPSADEARRAIAPFAELERAPEHVHTYRVTPLGLWNARAAGHDAEQVVDALVTHSRYPVPHALLVDIADTMDRYGRLRLEKHPADGLVLSSTDRPVLEEVLRSKKIAPLVGARLDPDTVVVHPSERGQIKQTLLKLGWPAEDRAGYVDGEAHPIELDQDGWKLRPYQEHAVEGFWHGGSGVVVLPCGAGKTLVGAAAMATAKATTLILVTNTVSARQWKHELVKRTSLTEEEIGEYSGTRKEIRPVTIATYQVMTTKRKGVYPHLEVFDSRDWGLIVYDEVHLLPAPIFRFTADLQARRRLGLTATLVREDGREGDVFSLIGPKRFDAPWKEIEAQGYIAPADCCEVRVTLTDSERLAYATAEPEERYRFCATTATKSKVTRALVERHRGTPTLVIGQYIDQLDELGAELDVPVIKGETTNAQREKLFDAFRAGEIDVLVVSKVANFSIDLPEATVAIQVSGTFGSRQEEAQRLGRVLRPKADGHPARFYSVVARDTVDQDFAAHRQRFLAEQGYAYRIVDADAVLAGDDV; from the coding sequence GTGAACGACGGGCCGCTGATCGTCCAGTCAGACAAGACACTCCTGCTGGAGGTCGAGCATCCCAGCGCGGATGAGGCCCGGCGGGCCATCGCGCCCTTCGCCGAGCTGGAGCGGGCGCCGGAGCATGTCCACACCTACCGGGTGACGCCGCTGGGCCTGTGGAACGCGCGGGCCGCCGGCCACGACGCCGAGCAGGTGGTGGACGCGCTGGTCACCCACTCCCGCTATCCGGTGCCGCACGCCCTGCTGGTGGACATCGCGGACACCATGGACCGGTACGGCAGGCTGCGCCTGGAGAAGCACCCGGCGGACGGCCTGGTGCTCTCCAGCACGGACCGGCCGGTGCTGGAGGAGGTGCTGCGCTCCAAGAAGATCGCCCCGCTGGTCGGCGCGCGGCTCGACCCGGACACGGTGGTCGTCCACCCCTCCGAGCGCGGCCAGATCAAGCAGACCCTGCTGAAGCTCGGCTGGCCGGCCGAGGACCGGGCCGGCTACGTCGACGGCGAGGCGCACCCGATCGAGCTGGACCAGGACGGCTGGAAGCTGCGGCCGTACCAGGAGCACGCGGTCGAGGGCTTCTGGCACGGCGGCTCCGGCGTCGTCGTGCTGCCCTGCGGCGCCGGCAAGACGCTGGTCGGCGCGGCCGCGATGGCCACCGCCAAGGCGACCACGCTGATCCTGGTCACCAACACGGTCTCGGCCCGGCAGTGGAAGCACGAGCTGGTCAAGCGCACCTCGCTCACCGAGGAGGAGATCGGCGAGTACTCCGGCACCCGCAAGGAGATCCGCCCGGTCACCATCGCCACGTACCAGGTGATGACCACCAAGCGGAAGGGCGTCTACCCGCACCTGGAGGTCTTCGACTCCCGGGACTGGGGCCTGATCGTCTACGACGAGGTGCACCTGCTGCCCGCGCCGATCTTCCGCTTCACCGCCGACCTCCAGGCCCGGCGCCGGCTCGGGCTGACCGCCACCCTGGTCCGCGAGGACGGCCGGGAGGGCGACGTCTTCTCCCTCATCGGCCCCAAGCGCTTCGACGCGCCCTGGAAGGAGATCGAGGCCCAGGGGTACATCGCCCCCGCGGACTGCTGCGAGGTCCGGGTCACCCTCACCGACTCGGAGCGGCTGGCGTACGCGACGGCGGAGCCGGAGGAGCGGTACCGCTTCTGCGCGACCACCGCCACCAAGTCCAAGGTGACCCGCGCCCTGGTCGAGCGGCACCGCGGCACCCCGACCCTGGTGATCGGCCAGTACATCGACCAGCTGGACGAGCTGGGCGCGGAGCTGGACGTCCCGGTGATCAAGGGCGAGACCACCAACGCCCAGCGGGAGAAGCTCTTCGACGCCTTCCGGGCCGGGGAGATCGACGTGCTGGTGGTGTCCAAGGTGGCGAACTTCTCCATCGACCTGCCCGAGGCCACCGTCGCCATCCAGGTCTCCGGCACCTTCGGGTCCCGGCAGGAGGAGGCCCAGCGCCTCGGCCGGGTGCTCCGGCCCAAGGCGGACGGCCACCCGGCGCGCTTCTACTCGGTCGTCGCCCGGGACACCGTGGACCAGGACTTCGCCGCCCACCGCCAGCGCTTCCTGGCCGAGCAGGGCTACGCCTACCGGATCGTGGACGCGGACGCGGTGCTGGCGGGCGACGACGTCTGA